The nucleotide sequence CTCTCTGATTTTCTTTGGAAAAAGTGTTGTTCACATCAATTGCATGGGGTGATGAGACTATTAATTATAATTATTTATTCTCTTATTTAATAATTCAGTTTCTTTTAATGATAGCTCTAACAACTCAATATTTTCCTTGTTGACACTTTGTGCTGGCTCAATTTGTGCTTTCATTTTTTCTAAAAGCAATTGTTGTTCTACAATTTGAGGTTCTAATTTTTTAAAATCTTTTTTTATTGCACTCAATTCATTCTTTATCTTACTATCGCTTTTTCCTTTAAAATAAAAGATTATTAATAAAAAAGAAAAACTAATTATCGTTATTTCTGATACAATTTCAGGTTTTATCCCTTCTGTGACCATTGGAAAAACAACAAAACAAAAAACCGCCAAAAAGTTCCACACTTCTGTTTTTAACAACCAATTAACTAATTTAACCAACAAATTTAATAGCCAATTTTTTTCTTCTTTAATTCTCGGAGTATATGAAAGTAGCTCTCCCATTGTAAAGAAAAAACTAGACACAGCTAGTGAGGATACATATTTTTCTGAAATTTCTACTAGTCCAATATATTTATAGACTAGCGCTGATAAATAAGCCCAAGCTATATATAATAAAAACTTGTCACCAAGGTGATTGCTCTTCAAAATTCTTCCCCCTCACAATATCCTCAAGTTTGTAACTACTTAAGGGCTTTTTTGCTACAGTGTAAATAATTTCAATAGTTCTATCTTTTTCCATATAAAACAAGAGGAATACTGGCTTTTTAACTTACATTATTTTGGTCGGGCCTATAGGATAATCGTTTTCCAAGCCTTCTGTCCCAGCAAAAGGAATTAAGGCTATCCCAACCCCCATAACAAACCAGCCTATGACACCAATTTTCCTCCATACATCTCTTACAATAAATCTTTGTAAATTTCTACCTTATTTTGTCGAAACTCCTATAATTATTGGATAATATGGTATATTATAGTTATATTTTACTAATCGTGCAAGGAGTGTTTACTATGAACTTAAAAGAAACACTAGCAGCGCTGGCAAAAGTAATTGATGACAACCATGAATTAATCAAAAATGAAGAATCTACGAAACAATTTTTAGTTTTGCCGTTATTAAGAGGTCTTGGCTATGACACATTTAGCCCGCAAGAAGTTACGCCTGAATTTACAGCTGACTTTCATAAGAAAAAAGAAAAAGTAGACTACGCTATTTCAATGGATAGTGTGCCCAAAATTTTTATTGAGGTTAAAGCAAAGGATCGATCCATTAACAAAAGCACACCACAGCTAAGTCGTTATTTTAGTACTTTCCCGAGTGTTCGTTTAGGAATTTTAACAAATGGTATTGAATATCGCTTTTTTACAGACTTAAATAACGCAAATATTATGGATGCGAAGCCGTTCTTCATTTTTAACTTGTTAGATTACAAGGAAGAAGATTTCAATAATTTAATCCAGTTTTCAAAGAATATTTATGACTATGAAAGAATTAAATCATTAGCTGAGTCACTCATGTATTATCAATCTTTCAAATCTGTGATTAAAGAGATTTTAGAAGACCCAAGTGATGATTTTGTTAAGTTTGTTATTAAAGAAAGATTTCGGTTTAAAGTCACACAACAGTTCATTAACACTGCAAAGCCATTAGTAAAAAAAGGTATTCAGGAGTCTTTATCAGAGATGATTAGCGAAAAACTTGGGACAAACTTAAAGCAAACTTCCATTGGACACGAGAGTGTGGCAGAAGAAACCGATGGAGAACTTCAGAAGAAGGACAAGAAAAAAACATACTCTGCAGAGGAAATCAATTCATTAGGACGTTCTGAGGAGTTTGAAAACATACGTGTTGTATTACCTAATGCAAATGCTTACGATAACCTGTTAAAAGCCACAAAAGCCGAGTACTCCGTAGAAAAAGGTAATCCATTCAGTAAGTTTTTTGTCTCTTCAGTTCTTACTCAAGGAAGCAGTATTGTTGGATACTTAATTGGACAATATGTGGATGAAAAAAATGAAGATGTTACACTGTACGCAGTAAAGTCAAATGGAATTGAAAAGTTCTTAGAAGAAAACCCGGTTGTGAAAGAGGCAGGCTTTATAAATGCAAAGCTTGGCTCACGTACAAAGAAAGATACTCAAGAAACGACTTACTATCTTAAAAGTAGCATTACAAACCTATCTTTCCGTGATGTTCCAAACTTAGTTTCTCAAATTGAAAATATTGATGAGTTCTTCATGTGTCTCCAATAAAGCCTCAACCATCGAGGCTTTTTTTGTGCTTGGGAGCTAAAAAACCCCATAAAAAAACCACCAATTATGTATTGGTGGAGACGGTGGGAGTCGAACCCACGTCCAGAGACATCGCCACTTAGGCATCTACGAGTGTAGTTGGCATATTTGCAATTCGCTCTCTCTTATGCCTACCAACAGGCGTCCGAGGAGCTAGTCTGATTAGTCTCTTCTAACATCCTCAGACGGTGGATGTTAGCGTAGCCCGTTCAGTTTGAGACCCTGCAATCTTCCACACGGGCGATGGAAGCCAGGATCCTCTAGGCAGCTTACGCTGCTGCTAGAGAGTAGTTGTTTTCTTTGCCAGTTATAATTTAGGCGACGTTATTAACGAGGACGGTCCCCTCGACTCGCAGCCTAAGCTCGAACTATCCCTGTCGAATCCGTAACGTCCCCATATGAGGAATGGAGCAATTGAGCTTAAGAAGCTTCACGATAACTGGCACTACATCTATCATACCAAATATAAAACATTTGTAAAGTGGTAAGTCTTAGTCGTGCGATTGGCGCGCCCTAGAGGATTCGAACCTCTGACCGACGGCTTAGAAGGCCGTTGCTCTATCCTGCTGAGCTAAGGGCGCAGAATTGGCAGGGGTAGTAGGAATCGAACCCACATCGAAGGTTTTGGAGACCTTTGTTTTACCATTAAACTATACCCCTATGGCGGAGGAGGAGGGATTCGAACCCCCGCGAGCCGCAAAGCCCCTGGCGGTTTTCAAGACCGCTCCCTTCAGCCAGACTTGGGTACTCCTCCGCGTAAATGAAAATGGTGAGCCATGAAGGATTCGAACCTTCGACCCTCTGATTAAAAGTCAGATGCTCTACCAACTGAGCTAATGGCTCGTATATTGTTCCCTTGAAGCGACAGTGAATATAATAGCAAAGCTTTCTTTTTTCGTCAAGAATCTTTTAATAGGAAATCTTCCTACACTCATATGATAAAAGCTTGCAGACGATTCTGCAAGCTTTTATCAATCATTCTTTTTGTTTATTCGACAATAACTGCGTCCTTCTTCATTTCCTCTGTTAATTCAATGCCTTGTTCTTCGGCTGCCTTTTTGTTGATAACAAGCTCTAAGTTATCAGGGTAACCGACAGGCAGATCACTTGGTGCTTTTCCTTCTAACACTTCGATCGCCATTTGGCCCGTTTTGTAGCCTAAGTCTGTGTATTCAAAGCCGTAGCCTGCAAAGCCGCCTCGTTTTACAGAATCAGATTCACCGACAAATAGTGGAATATCATTTTCATTTGCAATGGCGATAACGGATTCAAGTCCTGCCACAACTGTGTTGTCTTTCGGAATGTAGATAATATCTGCGCGGCCGACAAGTGATTCTGCGGCTTGCTTTACTTCTGCGGTTGTTGAAATTGATGCTTCAACAGGTGTTAAGCCTAGTTCATCCATTGCTTTCTTTGCATTTTTCACATTAACTTCAGAGTTTTGTTCTCCTGAGTTATAGATAACCCCAATGTTTTTCGCTTCTGGGAAGTATTTCGTAATTGCTTCCATCGTCTTCGGAATAGCATCTGGATGTGTGTCAGATGTACCTGTTGCATTGCCGCCTGGGCTTTCAAAGCTTTGGACGAGTTGTGCACCAACTGGGTCTGTAATTGCTGTAAATAAGACTGGGATATCAGCTGTTTCGCTTAATACACTTTGTGCGCTTGGCGTTGAAATCGCTAAGATGAGATCAACTTGGTCCCCCACAAACTTTTGAGCAATTGTTTTGTTTGTATTCATATCGCCTTGGGCAATTTGTGTATCAATCTTTACATTTTCATAGCCGTTTTCTTCAAGTGCCTTCACAAAGCCTTCTCTCGCTGCATCAAGTGATGGATGTTCAACAATCTGTGTAATTCCAATTGTAATGTCTTCTTTCCCACCAGCAGCTTGTCCACTGCTTCCTTCTTTCTCTTCTTCTGGTGGTGATTGTGTGCTCTGGCCCCCACAGGCTGTTAACACAAGCATAAAAATTGTTAATACGAGTACTCCTAGACGTTTCATTCGTCTTCTCCCCCTCCAAGATGTTAAAATGTTCTGAATTTTATACACTATCATAAAAGAAAACCCAGGCAATTACAATGCCTGGGAGCAAAAAATATTATCACTTTAACGCGTTTATGCATTTTCGTACTAAATACCGTAAGAATGATGGGTCATTCAGCTTCTTATCCTTCGATTTCGTAACGTTCCCATAGCTCATCAAATACAGAAATCGCATCCAAAGCAGGGCTGTTTGTTTCTAAATATTGGCTAATTTCATGATAAGATGTTGAATGCTTTGGAAAGGCTCCATCCTTGTAAATATTATTCGCAAATTCACGGTACGAATTAGGACTTCCAGGTGGTCTGAAAGTCATTACATATTGATAAAACGTCTTGCGCATCTTTTCTTCCCCCTATACTTACATGACTGACCTTAACTCATTACTCTAACATGTTGTCTCACAGTATTCATGTTTGAGCTGCAATATTCGATGTTTTATTTTTCAATTATACAACGCTTCTTTTTTCCATTCTCAACGAAATTATGTACATATGCTAGCATTTCCTTCTGTTACCTTCACCCTACTATTGAGAGGGTTAATTTTCCCTCTCTATAATAATACATGTGCAAAAAATCATGGCTCCAGTAAATCTACAATAAATGATTAGGAGGTTCTTAGAATGAAAAAATGGCTTAAAACATTAACAGTAGCTGCACTGTTAACCGGAACGGCATATACGGCAATGCCAGCAGAACAAGTTCAAGCTTACACAGTCTCAGCGAAACCACTTCTACAGCAGGGAAGTCAAGCTGGATACGTATGGGATTTGCAGCACCGTCTTAATCAGCTTGGCTTGTACAACGGGCAAATGGACGGTATTTTTGGTCCGATCACAAAGCAAGCTGTCCTTAACTTTCAGAAATATAACGGCCTTGGTGTTGACGGAGTTGTCGGAACAAGTACGTGGACAGCACTTGATCGCGTAACACTAGAGGCAAATGAAATTGATTTACTTGCACGGATGGTTCACGGGGAAGCGCGTGGTGAATCTTTTAAAGGAAAAGTAGCGGTAGCATCTGTCGTGTTAAACCGCGTAGCATCAGAGGACTTTCCAAACACGGTAAAAGGTGTTCTTTATGAGCCATACGCCTTTACAGCGATTGCAGACGGCCAATTTTATGCTGCTAATCCTACACCAAGTGAATATAAGGCAGTTTACAAAGCGATTCAAGGCTGGGACCCGTCACATGGCTCCCTCTTCTATTTCAATCCTGCAAAAGCAGAGTCTGATTGGATGTATACACGTCAAACCGTAACTCGAATTGGCGGACATATCTTCATGAAATAAAAAAAGACGCCTATAACGTCTTCTTAAAATAAATAAAAGCAGGAGGCTTTGCGATTCTCCTGCTCTTTTTTACATTACTTCTACAAATTGTTCTAATTTACATATCCGTAATACGTTTTTTATCGGTGCTGACGCATTATGAATGCGGACGATTTTTGAATTAGTTAACGGGTGAAGCCACTTGATTAACAAACTTACTCCTGTACTATCGACAAACCTTACACCTTTGAAATCAAGGTTAAGCTCTGTGATATTACTTGAAATGTCATAATCTTGAAGAATAAGCTCCATTTCTCTTGTTGTTTCGAAATTAATATCAGTGTTAATTGTAATGTTTAATGTTGAGTTTGCTTCTTGGAATGTGATCAACTTGATTCCCCCTTAGTTTTGACCATCATATTTAAATATCAACGTTGCCGTTTTTCCTTCTCTATCAAAGGTGAACGTATCACATAAGGTTTTTGTCATTAACAGGCCTCGACCACCAATTTGAGTAAAGTCGGGCGGTTCTTCTGGAATACATTCACTCCATTTAAAACCCTTTCCATAATCCGTAATGGTGATCGTGATTGTTTCATCTGTCCAGTTCAACGTCATATCAATCTGGTTGTCAATATTCCCCTCAGAATGTTCAATGATATTGCATAAAACTTCCCATATGGCTAAGCGTACGTTGTAAAAGAGAAGGCTGTCTTCATTTAAGCTCAATTCCGTTTGTAACGGAGCGATCATCTTATTCATTTGTTCTGTTAAGCCTTCTCTTTTTAATTTACAGTGTTCAAATTTAATCATCGAACATCACGTTGGGTTTGTAATTTCATTATCATTTCTTTTAAATAAGGATGCTTAAATTCATCTTGATGTTCGAGTCTATACAGTTGACTCCACAGTGAGTTATACATTGAACGGTAATCGATAGGTGTAAAATTGCGATACGCACGCTGCAGGTGCATTAAACGAAACTTTGCAATGTTGCGCTCTTCTTTTGTATTTCGTTTTTCACCCATGTCAATATACAAAATTTGTTCATTTACCTCATGCAAAAGTACATCTGACATCTCTTCGAGTGAAGAGAATGTGCGGTCTTTATATTTGAGTTGGAGATTTCCCATATTCTCCCCTTCTTTCTATAGCCGTTATCAGGATTTAAATTTGTCACGTAATTCATTATTCAAGTAAGCCAGTTGTTCTGCCATATCTGTTACTTGGTGCGAAGCAGTGGAGATCTCACGGAATGTTTCTTTAAATGACATAATGAAGCGTCCAAGGTCATGGATTTTCTCATCATTTTCTTTCACGCCGCCAATCGAATCTTCAAGCACCTCAATAATGCCGCGGTTAATGTCTCGGAAGCTCCCAGCCTGTTCAACAATTTGTTGGAACGCACTCTCGAAATGATGAACTTTCCCTTGCACATTTGCAATTTGTTCTTGGATATGATCAAGCGCCTCTTCTGTTTGATGAGCTAAATTTCGGACTTCTTTTGCTACGACAGTGAAGCCTCGTCCGTGTTCCCCTGCACGTGCCGCTTCAATGGTTGCATTCAAAGATAAAACGTTTGTCTGGCTAGAGATATCTCGAATGACCTTAACGACCTGCCCAATTTTATTCGAACTATCTGTCAGTTCTTCTGTCATCTGTTGTGTTGATGTAATAAGGTTAACGATGTTATCAATTTCTCCAAGTGATGAAGTCACTTTCCCTTTTCCACCTTCAACACTGTGAATCATATTCTCAGAGGTTATTTGAATCTCTTCAATACCTTGCATCATTTCTTCAACATGTTGTTCTTTCTCTGAAATGGTTGCAGTCGTTTCTTCTGCATTCGCAGCAAGCGAGGAAGATGATTCACTCAACCGGTGCTGCAGCTCTTCCACCTCATTCAATTTCATCATTGATGAAGAGTACGAAGCAATATAAGTTGAAATACCGATTTGAACATCAAATGAACAAAGTCTCATGAAAGAATGATAGACTTCTTTCACCCGTGCTGCTGGTAGTTCCTCCATGAAAATTTCTAACACGGCATTTTGAATAATCGTGTATGCACCAATATACCATTCTGGAAATAAATTAATTCGGTTATGAACATTTCCAATTACTTTACGACGTATGACGTAATCTTTCCCAACATCCCCGCTGAACATATCTAACAAATAACGACGAAGTGTTTGTTGAAGCTTATCGATTGTAGAATGATTATCGATAATCTCTAAAAGGTGCGGAATTTGAGTCAATCTCTTGTAGAAGGCATTTACGACTTCATCGACACGTCGTGACATGATTTCTTCTACATCTGCCAACCGTTGGATATCTTCTGGTGTTAAGCCGACAAAAAAGATTTGTTTTGCTTCGGGGGAGTTTTTCAGCTCTTGAAACTTTTCATTCACTTTTTGTGAAACATTCACTTGACTCCCTACTTGATTACTTTCAGAATGCCCAGCTGCAAATTCTTCATCTATTTTTCGCAGAAACTTAAATGCCCCGTCTTGATTAGACAAAAGGTCTTTAAAATTATATCCACCCATTTTATTTCTCTCCCTCAATACAGAGTCAATCATTCATATATTACCAATCTATTAATGCGCCTTACCTTTTTATCGGCTACATATAGACATGTTCCACGCTTTTTAATTCCTATTTAAAATTCCTTTTAACAAATTGTTATATAATGTTAACAATTATCACATACAGCCTTCCAAATTTACATTATAATTAAAATATATGTGAAAATCGGCCTAGTTTGCAAGTAGTTTTACAATAAATTGAACATTATTTAAAGATATTTCACAATTACACAATTATTTTCCACTAATAATCTGATAAATTAATGAAAATAGGCAAAAGCCTCGTCAGTCATTTAAGAAAGGACAAGTGTAAAATATGCGCATCATGCTAATCCACCCTTCGGCAGAAGAACAAACAATCCTTCATCGTGCCTTAATCACTGAAGGCTACCATCGCATCATGCCTTATTATTCTCTCGATTGTGTAAAGCATTTTTTGTTAAATGTAAAGACACAGCCACCATGTGAAAATACTCTCCCAGATGTAATTTTAATGGATGACTTTAATTGCAGTGAACAAATCTTTAACCTGTGCTCCTTATTTCGGGAAGATCCTCTTTTGCACCATATCCCAATCTTGCTTCTGTCGGATACCTCCCATATGGCATTTTTGCAAAAGGCGATTGAGCATGGCGTTACTGATTACATTCAAAAACCAGTTCACCCGACAGAAATGCTTAACAGAACACGCCTTGCATACCGATTGAAGCAGGAAACAGAGCAAAATATGAACCGGGAAAAAGAACTTGCAAATATGTTTTCCCGCATGCAGGAAGATGTTCAACTAGCAAGGCAAATTCAATTTGGTATCCTTCCACCCGAGACATGTGAAAAGAACATACATATTAGTGCAGCCTACCTACCTTCTGAGCACTTGTCTGGCGATATGTACTACTGGGTAAAGATTGATGAACACCGCTACTCAGTTATCTTAATTGATGTTGTTGGGCATGGCATTCATGCTGCTTTAATCAGTATGTCGGTCCGCTCTCTGTTGCACGGGTTGTTAACACGGGTTATCGACCCGATTCTTGTGATGCAGGAACTAAATAAACATATCCATACTCTTTTCGCGGAACATAATAAGAATCATCTGCTAAGCTATTACTTTACGACGATTTACGCTGTCATTGATACGAGAGAACACACAATTGAATATGTCAATGCTGGTCATCCTTCAGGCTTCTTCCTTACAGAAGAGAATGAGATAACGATGATGAACGATGGCTGCCCGCCTATTGGACTTATCTCGGATATGGCAATTAAAACTGGCAAGCTGCATTATAACTCCCGGACTAAGATGGTTTTCTTTACAGACGGGCTTGTTGAAATGTCGAATCACCATTTTTGGACCGATAATTTAAAAGAACATTTACTTCAATCCGTCCATAGCGATAATTTTCAATTAATGCAGCACATTGTTAAAAAGCGTAACATCGCTTCACCTCAGCGGGATGATATATGTATTATCATTATTGACTTAACACCATAAGAAAGGGCTGACCATTCCGTCAGCCCTTTTCTAACAAATCCGTGGCAATTGCATTCCTGATAAGCGCTGCAGTATGCGGTGACTGCCAAGGGGTGTTTTCAGCAAAAGCCTTCCGCCGCCTGTCGCTGATACTTTACCAATCACAACAGCATCTTTCGTTTCGCTGTAGCTCTTTAATATTTCTAAGACCGCATCCTTATTTTCAGCAGAAACAACGAGAACTACTTTGCCTTCATTTGCAAGATAAAGCGGATCAAAGCCAAGTAAGTCACATGCTCCATGCACCTCTGCACGTACAGGAATGTGTTCTTCTTCTAGTTCGATCTCAATTTTTTCAGATTCACATATTTCAACAAGTGTTGTCGCCAGTCCGCCACGAGTTGGATCTCGCATAATCTTCACGCCTTCAACCTTCTCAAGAACCGCTTGAATCGGTTCATTCAAGCAAGCACAGTCACTCTCCACCTCACTCCGTAAGCCTAACTCCCCACGAGCTGCCAAAACAGCGATACCGTGGTCACCGATAGGGCCGCTCACGATAACGGCGTCACCTTCAGTAAAAGGTATTCTCTCTCGTTCTTCTACAACCCCTACACCTGTTGTATTAATAAAAAGTCCATCGGCAGAGCCTCGCTCAACCACTTTTGTATCGCCTGCCACAATCTTAACACCAGCTTTTTTTGCTTCTTTTGCCATATCGAAGACGATTTTCTTCAAATCTTCGAGCAAGAAGCCTTCTTCAATAATAAAAGAAGATGTCAAATATAACGGCTTTGCCATGCTCACTGCCAAATCATTGACTGTGCCTGCAACGGCAAGCTTTCCAATTGAGCCGCCAGGAAAGAAGAGCGGTTTGATAACAAAGCTGTCTGTCGTTAATGCCAGCCTGATTCCAGGACTTTGAAAGATAGCTGCATCACTTTTCGCCTCTTCACTATGACCGAATGCTTCAACGAAAACGTTTTGAATAAGCTGATGCGCGAGTTCACCACCATCACCATGGGCGAGACTTATTCTTTTGTTCATACGCTCACCTCCCTCAAGAATTGATAGGATGCACTGCAGCTGCCTTCACTTGATACCATACAAGGACCGATTGGCTGAAGCGGTGTGCATGCTTTTCCAAACAATACACATTCTTCTGGAGTAATCTTTCCACTGATGACTTCTCCGCAGCGGCACTTTGTTTTACGAGGAACAGAAGGCTTGATTTTAAATTTCTTCTTCGCATCATGAAGAGCATATTCTTCCCGTAATGACAGACCACTGTTTGGAAGTACCCCAAGGCCACGCCAATTTTCATCTGAACGCTGAAAATAAGTCTCCATGAGCTGCTGTGCGGCTTTATTCCCTTCATAAGTAACAACCGCTTTGTAGCTATTTTCAATCCGAGCTTCCTCATTTAGCAGCAGAGCTAAACATTGATACAACCCGCTTAACAACTCCACAGGTTCAAAGCCCGTAATCGCGCCTGCGATGTTATATTCTTGACTAAGAAACTCAAAGTGCCCGCTTCCTGTCACAATTGCAACATGACCGGGCAGTAGGAATGCATCAATCTTCACCTCTCCGTTATCAAGCAACGTACGTAAAACAGGTTCCACAAGCTTTGTCGTTACCCAAACGGAAAAGTTGTCAATAGCTTGTTGCTTAGCAGAAGCCACGGCCGCTGCTAGAATCGGAATTGTCGTTTCAAACCCAACGCCTAGAAAAACAACTGCCTTGTCAAGGTTTTCAGCAGCAATTTGCACAGCATCTAAAGGCGAGTATACGATACGAATATCGCTTCCTTCCGCTTTTGCATCCATCAGTGTGCCAGTAGAACCTGGAACACGCATCATATCACCGAATGTACAAACAATTAAGCGTTTATCTTCTGCAAGCTGAATCATTGCATCAATTTCTTCTTGAGCTGTCACACATACAGGACAGCCCGGCCCTGAGATAAGCATCAAGTCATCTTTCAGCGCTTGCTTTACACCTGTTTTTGCTAACGCCATCGTATGTGAACCACACACTTCCATCAGGACAGGTAAGCGATGATGTTTTCGTTTATAGGCCGTACAAAGGTGCTTCACTTCCTGCAGTAATTTCTTACTAAGCTGTGGGTCAGAGGCCGCTTCAAGCATCTCGCGCATCAATGATCTTCCTCCATTCCTCGAGACTTTCCTTCGCAAATTGTTCATCGATAATCGACATCGCTTGTCCTGCATGAACGATAACATAGTCACCTAACGCCACTTCAGGCACAAAAATAATCCCAATCGTCATCGTCGACCCCATCACATCAACAACAGCTTGATATTCTTCCTTCTCAATTACTTTAGCCGGAACGCCGACACACATTATTTTCACTCCTCATTCTTTTGCATTTGCAGCTTGTTTCGCAATGATGATTTGACCAAGTGCCAGCCCGCCATCATTACAAGGCACACGCTTATGTTTGTAAACATTAAGATGGTGAAAATGAAGCATTTCTTCAATCCTTCTCGAAAGGTAGGTGTTATGAAAGCTTCCTCCAGACAAGACAACATTCTTTGAGTAAATCGCATGCTTTGTTGCTGCCGTTATAAGCGCATTCACGACAGCTTCTGCCACTGTTTCATGAAAGTCACCAACAATCGCATCTATACTTCTTCCATTCAACCGGTCAAGCGTCACTGCTTTTAACATGCTTGTAAAATCAATTTTCACTATATCTTCTGTTTCAACTAAGTCATATGGATAACTAGTAAACGTACAATTCTCTTGTCCTCTAATCCGCTCAGA is from Bacillus tianshenii and encodes:
- the hypE gene encoding hydrogenase expression/formation protein HypE: MNKRISLAHGDGGELAHQLIQNVFVEAFGHSEEAKSDAAIFQSPGIRLALTTDSFVIKPLFFPGGSIGKLAVAGTVNDLAVSMAKPLYLTSSFIIEEGFLLEDLKKIVFDMAKEAKKAGVKIVAGDTKVVERGSADGLFINTTGVGVVEERERIPFTEGDAVIVSGPIGDHGIAVLAARGELGLRSEVESDCACLNEPIQAVLEKVEGVKIMRDPTRGGLATTLVEICESEKIEIELEEEHIPVRAEVHGACDLLGFDPLYLANEGKVVLVVSAENKDAVLEILKSYSETKDAVVIGKVSATGGGRLLLKTPLGSHRILQRLSGMQLPRIC
- a CDS encoding globin-coupled sensor protein — encoded protein: MGGYNFKDLLSNQDGAFKFLRKIDEEFAAGHSESNQVGSQVNVSQKVNEKFQELKNSPEAKQIFFVGLTPEDIQRLADVEEIMSRRVDEVVNAFYKRLTQIPHLLEIIDNHSTIDKLQQTLRRYLLDMFSGDVGKDYVIRRKVIGNVHNRINLFPEWYIGAYTIIQNAVLEIFMEELPAARVKEVYHSFMRLCSFDVQIGISTYIASYSSSMMKLNEVEELQHRLSESSSSLAANAEETTATISEKEQHVEEMMQGIEEIQITSENMIHSVEGGKGKVTSSLGEIDNIVNLITSTQQMTEELTDSSNKIGQVVKVIRDISSQTNVLSLNATIEAARAGEHGRGFTVVAKEVRNLAHQTEEALDHIQEQIANVQGKVHHFESAFQQIVEQAGSFRDINRGIIEVLEDSIGGVKENDEKIHDLGRFIMSFKETFREISTASHQVTDMAEQLAYLNNELRDKFKS
- a CDS encoding ABC transporter substrate-binding protein, coding for MKRLGVLVLTIFMLVLTACGGQSTQSPPEEEKEGSSGQAAGGKEDITIGITQIVEHPSLDAAREGFVKALEENGYENVKIDTQIAQGDMNTNKTIAQKFVGDQVDLILAISTPSAQSVLSETADIPVLFTAITDPVGAQLVQSFESPGGNATGTSDTHPDAIPKTMEAITKYFPEAKNIGVIYNSGEQNSEVNVKNAKKAMDELGLTPVEASISTTAEVKQAAESLVGRADIIYIPKDNTVVAGLESVIAIANENDIPLFVGESDSVKRGGFAGYGFEYTDLGYKTGQMAIEVLEGKAPSDLPVGYPDNLELVINKKAAEEQGIELTEEMKKDAVIVE
- a CDS encoding HypC/HybG/HupF family hydrogenase formation chaperone; its protein translation is MCVGVPAKVIEKEEYQAVVDVMGSTMTIGIIFVPEVALGDYVIVHAGQAMSIIDEQFAKESLEEWRKIIDARDA
- a CDS encoding STAS domain-containing protein, with product MITFQEANSTLNITINTDINFETTREMELILQDYDISSNITELNLDFKGVRFVDSTGVSLLIKWLHPLTNSKIVRIHNASAPIKNVLRICKLEQFVEVM
- a CDS encoding cell wall hydrolase; its protein translation is MKKWLKTLTVAALLTGTAYTAMPAEQVQAYTVSAKPLLQQGSQAGYVWDLQHRLNQLGLYNGQMDGIFGPITKQAVLNFQKYNGLGVDGVVGTSTWTALDRVTLEANEIDLLARMVHGEARGESFKGKVAVASVVLNRVASEDFPNTVKGVLYEPYAFTAIADGQFYAANPTPSEYKAVYKAIQGWDPSHGSLFYFNPAKAESDWMYTRQTVTRIGGHIFMK
- the hypD gene encoding hydrogenase formation protein HypD, translating into MREMLEAASDPQLSKKLLQEVKHLCTAYKRKHHRLPVLMEVCGSHTMALAKTGVKQALKDDLMLISGPGCPVCVTAQEEIDAMIQLAEDKRLIVCTFGDMMRVPGSTGTLMDAKAEGSDIRIVYSPLDAVQIAAENLDKAVVFLGVGFETTIPILAAAVASAKQQAIDNFSVWVTTKLVEPVLRTLLDNGEVKIDAFLLPGHVAIVTGSGHFEFLSQEYNIAGAITGFEPVELLSGLYQCLALLLNEEARIENSYKAVVTYEGNKAAQQLMETYFQRSDENWRGLGVLPNSGLSLREEYALHDAKKKFKIKPSVPRKTKCRCGEVISGKITPEECVLFGKACTPLQPIGPCMVSSEGSCSASYQFLREVSV
- a CDS encoding ATP-binding protein; translated protein: MIKFEHCKLKREGLTEQMNKMIAPLQTELSLNEDSLLFYNVRLAIWEVLCNIIEHSEGNIDNQIDMTLNWTDETITITITDYGKGFKWSECIPEEPPDFTQIGGRGLLMTKTLCDTFTFDREGKTATLIFKYDGQN
- a CDS encoding type I restriction endonuclease; protein product: MNLKETLAALAKVIDDNHELIKNEESTKQFLVLPLLRGLGYDTFSPQEVTPEFTADFHKKKEKVDYAISMDSVPKIFIEVKAKDRSINKSTPQLSRYFSTFPSVRLGILTNGIEYRFFTDLNNANIMDAKPFFIFNLLDYKEEDFNNLIQFSKNIYDYERIKSLAESLMYYQSFKSVIKEILEDPSDDFVKFVIKERFRFKVTQQFINTAKPLVKKGIQESLSEMISEKLGTNLKQTSIGHESVAEETDGELQKKDKKKTYSAEEINSLGRSEEFENIRVVLPNANAYDNLLKATKAEYSVEKGNPFSKFFVSSVLTQGSSIVGYLIGQYVDEKNEDVTLYAVKSNGIEKFLEENPVVKEAGFINAKLGSRTKKDTQETTYYLKSSITNLSFRDVPNLVSQIENIDEFFMCLQ
- a CDS encoding SpoIIE family protein phosphatase; translation: MRIMLIHPSAEEQTILHRALITEGYHRIMPYYSLDCVKHFLLNVKTQPPCENTLPDVILMDDFNCSEQIFNLCSLFREDPLLHHIPILLLSDTSHMAFLQKAIEHGVTDYIQKPVHPTEMLNRTRLAYRLKQETEQNMNREKELANMFSRMQEDVQLARQIQFGILPPETCEKNIHISAAYLPSEHLSGDMYYWVKIDEHRYSVILIDVVGHGIHAALISMSVRSLLHGLLTRVIDPILVMQELNKHIHTLFAEHNKNHLLSYYFTTIYAVIDTREHTIEYVNAGHPSGFFLTEENEITMMNDGCPPIGLISDMAIKTGKLHYNSRTKMVFFTDGLVEMSNHHFWTDNLKEHLLQSVHSDNFQLMQHIVKKRNIASPQRDDICIIIIDLTP
- a CDS encoding YozE family protein; the protein is MRKTFYQYVMTFRPPGSPNSYREFANNIYKDGAFPKHSTSYHEISQYLETNSPALDAISVFDELWERYEIEG